A section of the Triticum dicoccoides isolate Atlit2015 ecotype Zavitan chromosome 7A, WEW_v2.0, whole genome shotgun sequence genome encodes:
- the LOC119327987 gene encoding cyclic phosphodiesterase-like — MDPTDQSPEEMYSVWALPPEPVRRRLLGLMASLRAAHGGAVFEPHATVLGAMHLRRSAAIEALRAAAAGLRPFTARVASIGRYGVNLLLEPTREMMATSDHCRAHFDYQRPAPYVPHLSLLYGDHLTEEEKAAARKKAGEMDKGIFGLQFEISELALYKTDPKDKSLESWELVELCHLQKK; from the exons ATGGACCCCACCGATCAGTCGCCGGAGGAGATGTACTCCGTATGGGCCCTCCCGCCGGAGCCCGTCCGCCGTCGCCTTCTCGGCCTCATGGCCAGCCTCCGTGCCGCGCACGGCGGCGCGGTCTTCGAACCGCACGCCACCGTCCTCGGAGCCATGCATCTCCGCCGCTCCGCCGCCATCGAG GCGCTACGAGCCGCGGCGGCCGGTCTCCGCCCATTCACCGCCCGCGTCGCCTCCATCGGCCGCTACGGCGTCAACCTCCTGCTCGAACCAACCCGTGAG ATGATGGCCACGAGCGACCACTGCCGCGCCCACTTCGATTACCAGAGACCAGCTC CGTACGTGCCGCATCTGAGCCTCTTGTATGGGGATCACCTGACGGAGGAGGAGAAGGCAGCGGCGAGGAAGAAGGCAGGGGAGATGGACAAGGGAATATTTGGGCTGCAGTTCGAGATATCTGAGCTCGCGCTTTACAAAACGGATCCGAAGGACAAGAGCTTGGAGTCGTGGGAACTGGTTGAGTTGTGCCACCTTCAGAAGAAGTGA